The following are from one region of the Oncorhynchus kisutch isolate 150728-3 unplaced genomic scaffold, Okis_V2 Okis03b-Okis08b_hom, whole genome shotgun sequence genome:
- the LOC109876443 gene encoding uncharacterized protein LOC109876443, which translates to MEEETCTLLYNGKSSAGQYSVQLMVEDFSRQTQTNKPKALSSIPLHLSLTVEEASSSCTAEPVTTGLTPTGGATIYVLPYEQINVSVTFHSDLESVSEIVVVGPPGLFRTALETKGSLATMNLTWVRSPSNMPPPLLPLCFLANTNSLQSEPRCVWLYQRQMETFPTGTELTCGETEMHLVLPISTLKNLIVSELQLNHPSCSVTSNSTHVMARISLTGCGTKRVHSGSEMVYTNTLRSVRNTVISRQPTLIMSLACRFPGVEAKSPRYAINMLSEQETFGIIKFWLEFYWPGEGPMANRTKIPKFRHLLPFSQRVRRETSVRTASRLDTLDLHVFSNTSLDRAELMVGKCMESETEDMADSHCILDQGCSAGNGTLEILTSTPTVRVYRINLSTIKTKGTTMYVECTVYLCVTTRPSQKCPDQCDRASSNQVMVDNVLTRSYTVRSGPVSLVPTTAALATTTVVPATTPTGTISATAAQTTTASNAPTEDSNMAVGVVLAVIHVSLQGLLHH; encoded by the exons ATGGAGGAG GAGACGTGTACGCTGTTGTACAATGGTAAATCGTCCGCTGGCCAATACTCTGTGCAGCTGATGGTGGAGGACTTTTCACGCCAAACCCAAACCAACAAACCCAAAGCACTCAGTTCCATCCCACTGCACCTGTCCCTTAcag TGGAGGAGGCGTCCTCAAGCTGCACTGCTGAGCCAGTCACTACAGGACTGACACCAACAGGGGGAGCCACCATCTACGTTCTGCCCTATGAGCAGATCAACGTGTCTGTCACCTTTCATTCTGACCTAGAGAG CGTGTCAGAAATAGTGGTGGTTGGTCCCCCTGGCCTCTTCAGGACAGCGCTGGAAACCAAGGGTTCCCTGGCCACCATGAATCTCACATGGGTCCGGAGCCCCAGTAACATGCCCCCCCCTCTTTTGCCTCTTTGTTTCCTGGCCAACACCAACAG TTTGCAGTCTGAACCCAGATGTGTGTGGCTTTACCAAA GACAGATGGAGACCTTTCCCACTGGAACAG AGCTGACATGTGGGGAGACTGAGATGCATCTGGTTCTCCCCATTTCCACCCTGAAGAACCTGATTGTGTCAGAGCTCCAGCTCAACCATCCTTCCTGTAGTGTCACGTCCAACTCCACCCATGTGATGGCCCGCATCTCTCTGACTGGCTGCGGCACTAAGAGAGTG CACTCTGGTTCAGAGATGGTGTACACCAACACCCTGCGAAGTGTACGCAACACTGTCATCAGTCGGCAGCCCACCCTGATTATGTCGCTCGCCTGCCGTTTCCCCGGCGTCGAGGCCAAGAGCCCGCGGTACGCCATCAACATGCTGTCGGAGCAGGAGACCTTCGGCATCATCAAGTTCTGGTTGGAGTTCTACTGGCCTGGGGAGGGGCCCATGGCTAACAGAACTAAAATCCCCAAGTTCCGCCACCTCCTCCCTTTCTCGCAGCGTGTCCGCCGAGAGACGTCGGTCCGCACCGCGAGCAGGCTGGACACACTGGACCTGCATGTGTTCTCCAACACCTCTCTGGACAGGGCAGAGCTGATGGTGGGCAAGTGCATGGAGTCCGAGACAGAAGACATGGCTGACAGCCACTGTATCCTGGATCAGGG GTGTTCGGCTGGAAATGGAACCCTGGAGATTCTGACTTCAACCCCCACTGTCAGGGTATACCGAATCAACCTGAGCACTATCAAAACTAAAGGAACCACG ATGTACGTGGAGTGTACAGTGTATCTCTGTGTCACCACGAGGCCCTCTCAGAAGTGTCCTGATCAGTGTGACAGGGCAAGCAGCAACCAGGTAATGGTTGACAACGTGCTGACCAGGAGCTACACCGTCCGCTCCGGCCCTGTTAGCCTCGTACCCACCACCGCTGCACTGGCAACTACCACTGTGGTCCCAGCAACCACCCCCACTGGTACCATTAGTGCAACAGCAGCACAAACTACAACAGCCTCAAATG CTCCGACTGAGGACTCAAACATGGCAGTGGGCGTGGTCTTGGCTGTCATTCATGTCTCTCTTCAAGGCCTGCTTCATCACTGA